In Candidatus Peregrinibacteria bacterium, a genomic segment contains:
- the frr gene encoding ribosome recycling factor — translation MHAAIQSAERGLEKATSFLKKEYSNLQIGRASPGLVESIEVEAYGSRQPLRNLAQVALPDARSIAITPWDKSILGAIEKAIRESNLKISPVNDGNAVRINIPPLTEERRKEIVKVVHKLGEDAKISIRQVRHEAHDAIKKDKSLSEDDSKRAEKELQEKVDKSNKDVEDFQKRKEQEVLTI, via the coding sequence ATGCATGCAGCTATCCAATCTGCTGAACGAGGTTTAGAAAAGGCAACCTCCTTTTTGAAAAAGGAATATTCGAATCTCCAAATTGGGAGGGCTTCTCCCGGACTTGTAGAATCGATTGAAGTGGAAGCATATGGAAGTAGACAACCGCTTCGAAACCTCGCGCAAGTTGCACTTCCAGATGCCAGAAGTATTGCCATTACTCCTTGGGATAAGAGCATTTTGGGAGCAATTGAAAAAGCTATTCGAGAATCAAATCTCAAAATTTCACCGGTAAATGATGGAAATGCCGTACGGATTAATATTCCTCCTCTTACGGAAGAAAGGAGAAAAGAGATCGTAAAAGTGGTGCATAAACTTGGAGAAGATGCGAAAATATCAATTCGGCAGGTTCGTCATGAAGCCCACGATGCCATAAAAAAAGATAAATCTCTTTCTGAAGACGATTCAAAGCGTGCCGAAAAAGAACTTCAGGAAAAAGTAGATAAGTCCAATAAGGACGTAGAAGACTTTCAAAAAAGAAAAGAGCAAGAAGTTCTGACCATATAA